In a genomic window of Deinococcus carri:
- a CDS encoding PAS domain-containing protein, which produces MTDLTAAPGLPEPLHTALRALLRVHAPGASLLAVGQGGQVLRLEPGGGTRVGGELVPPDEWLDRGELAWLTRGGALLGLLWSADAPLQPGAVEVLTLLLSAAQEGRAQREAEVLITQLPVPAAWLSADLTFRQVSRPWLELFGQTGDAVMGRTLAEVLPQCEACRAGLMQAAAGRALRLPDLRLSVAGGGRAWLRGEARPYFGGEAAGVLWTLQDVTAEHAEAAHLAALLQGTGTPTALLQLDGTVLHASSGLTELAPGWTPLAGQVLWAWPGFAGAPSEAVQHLVRRAVRDGLAGADVPLERGGALTLGLRRVAAGAGAAEELLVLEARPGPEAWAEAGG; this is translated from the coding sequence ATGACCGACCTGACTGCCGCTCCCGGCCTCCCCGAACCCCTGCATACGGCGTTGCGAGCGCTGCTGCGGGTGCATGCACCGGGGGCGTCGCTGCTGGCGGTGGGCCAGGGGGGGCAGGTGCTGCGGCTGGAACCAGGCGGCGGCACCCGGGTGGGGGGCGAGCTGGTCCCCCCCGACGAGTGGCTGGACCGGGGCGAGCTGGCGTGGCTGACCCGCGGCGGGGCGCTGCTGGGCCTGCTGTGGTCAGCGGACGCGCCCCTTCAGCCGGGCGCGGTGGAGGTGCTGACGCTGCTGCTCTCGGCGGCGCAGGAAGGCCGGGCGCAGCGCGAGGCGGAAGTTCTGATCACGCAACTGCCGGTGCCCGCCGCCTGGCTGAGTGCCGACCTGACCTTCCGGCAGGTGAGCCGCCCCTGGCTGGAACTGTTCGGCCAGACCGGGGACGCGGTGATGGGGCGCACCCTGGCGGAGGTGCTGCCCCAGTGCGAGGCCTGCCGGGCAGGACTGATGCAGGCGGCGGCGGGGCGGGCGCTGCGGCTGCCCGACCTGCGCCTCAGCGTGGCCGGGGGCGGGCGGGCCTGGCTGCGCGGTGAGGCCCGGCCCTATTTCGGGGGCGAGGCGGCGGGCGTGCTGTGGACCCTTCAGGACGTGACGGCCGAACACGCCGAGGCGGCCCACCTGGCGGCCCTGCTTCAGGGCACCGGCACGCCGACCGCCCTGCTTCAGCTCGACGGCACGGTGCTGCACGCCAGCAGCGGCCTGACCGAGCTGGCCCCCGGCTGGACCCCGCTGGCCGGGCAGGTGCTGTGGGCCTGGCCGGGGTTCGCAGGCGCGCCCTCGGAGGCCGTGCAGCACCTGGTGCGCCGCGCCGTCCGCGACGGCCTCGCCGGGGCCGACGTGCCGCTGGAGCGGGGCGGCGCGCTCACGCTGGGGCTGCGGCGGGTGGCGGCGGGGGCCGGGGCGGCCGAGGAACTGCTGGTCCTGGAAGCCCGGCCAGGCCCCGAGGCCTGGGCCGAGGCCGGCGGCTGA
- a CDS encoding DUF3197 domain-containing protein, translated as MHIADPLGVPGAPLETLHAVLPYLEGASGAQGRLILVTDRQGDRDRARYAALLTAGGEALVTAAAFGPAFGRAGAQALAELTRRAQAQGWPVRETVLSASDFVRVLAEPDADEVARLVAASNPSDPAIYTTRPSGPRNGEEEGWAAEGSEDL; from the coding sequence ATGCACATCGCTGACCCGCTCGGGGTGCCGGGAGCACCGCTGGAGACGCTGCACGCCGTTTTGCCATATCTGGAGGGGGCCAGCGGCGCGCAGGGACGGCTGATTCTGGTTACCGACCGGCAGGGGGACCGGGACCGGGCACGTTACGCCGCGCTGCTGACCGCGGGGGGCGAGGCCCTCGTGACCGCCGCCGCCTTCGGTCCGGCGTTTGGCCGGGCGGGTGCCCAGGCCCTCGCGGAGCTGACCCGGCGGGCGCAGGCGCAGGGCTGGCCCGTGCGCGAGACGGTGCTGAGCGCCTCCGACTTCGTGCGCGTGCTGGCCGAACCGGACGCGGACGAGGTCGCGCGCCTCGTCGCGGCGAGCAATCCCAGTGATCCCGCCATCTACACCACGCGGCCCAGCGGCCCCCGGAACGGCGAGGAGGAGGGCTGGGCCGCTGAGGGGAGTGAGGACCTTTGA
- a CDS encoding S4 domain-containing protein, producing MKQKLPTLVAQARGGRVVRTPFLEGDDIDRRQLQDDEVRHKLAGGFPDARRVVLTLHPAHIPEVDSGVTVLRLTPEPGGPGWDVQDFMVQLRRLNLPEEQLGDVREERGSFLVAATGKAVQTLEALTELGGRPVEVEEVGETAGRGSKTREVVVPSMRVDVVGAKGFGVSRAYFQQGIDGGKVRLNGQPARASSDIREGDSLSADGLGRIDFKRVVNETRRGNFKVELEVHR from the coding sequence ATGAAGCAGAAGCTCCCCACCCTGGTCGCGCAGGCGCGCGGCGGGCGCGTGGTCCGCACGCCCTTTTTGGAGGGCGACGACATCGACCGCCGCCAACTGCAAGACGACGAGGTGCGCCACAAGCTGGCGGGCGGCTTCCCGGATGCCCGCCGGGTGGTGCTGACTCTGCACCCCGCCCACATTCCCGAGGTGGACAGCGGCGTGACCGTGCTGCGCCTGACCCCCGAGCCGGGCGGCCCGGGCTGGGACGTGCAGGACTTCATGGTGCAGCTGCGCCGCCTGAACCTCCCCGAGGAGCAACTGGGCGACGTGCGCGAGGAACGCGGCAGCTTCCTGGTGGCCGCGACCGGCAAGGCCGTTCAGACCCTGGAGGCCCTGACCGAACTGGGGGGCCGCCCGGTCGAGGTGGAGGAGGTCGGGGAGACGGCGGGCCGGGGCAGCAAGACCCGCGAGGTCGTGGTGCCGTCCATGCGGGTGGACGTGGTGGGCGCGAAGGGCTTCGGGGTCAGCCGCGCCTACTTCCAGCAGGGCATCGACGGCGGCAAGGTCCGCCTCAACGGCCAGCCCGCCCGCGCCAGCAGTGACATCCGCGAGGGCGACAGCCTCAGCGCCGACGGCCTGGGCCGCATCGACTTCAAGCGCGTGGTGAACGAGACGCGGCGCGGGAACTTCAAGGTGGAGCTGGAGGTTCACCGTTGA
- the zapE gene encoding cell division protein ZapE translates to MIDLLSRQPSLTPDELTAGLSPSARFQDVRFENYRPNPDFPSQEEARASLQAFLKGAQVRPGGFRLFRRAKPEGRGLYLDGGFGVGKTHLLASAYHAAQGRRALMSFQDLMYVIGALGMTRAVEAFQGHDLLLIDEFELDDPGNTHMANTFLGQLLPGGTSVIATSNTEPGALGQGRFNAADFQRQIQGIASRFETHRVDGPDYRQRGITPAQPLTPDEFGAWRARQPEATLAILTHRDLGRLLLEVHPSRFARLLEGVQALAVTDLVPMPDQNVALRFVHFIDKLYDLGLRAAFTGAPLGSLFSDTYRHGAYAKKYSRCLSRLSELLHEARASL, encoded by the coding sequence ATGATTGACCTCCTCTCCCGCCAGCCCAGCCTCACCCCCGACGAACTGACGGCGGGCCTCTCGCCCAGTGCCCGCTTTCAGGACGTGCGCTTCGAGAATTACCGCCCGAATCCCGACTTTCCCAGCCAGGAGGAGGCGCGGGCCAGCCTGCAAGCGTTTCTCAAGGGGGCGCAAGTGCGGCCGGGCGGCTTCCGCCTGTTTCGCCGCGCCAAGCCCGAGGGCCGCGGCCTGTATCTCGACGGCGGCTTCGGCGTGGGCAAGACGCACCTGCTGGCGAGCGCGTACCACGCGGCACAGGGGCGGCGCGCCCTGATGAGCTTTCAGGACCTGATGTACGTCATCGGCGCGCTGGGCATGACCCGCGCGGTCGAGGCCTTTCAGGGACACGACCTGCTGCTGATCGACGAGTTCGAGCTGGACGACCCCGGCAACACCCACATGGCGAACACGTTCCTGGGGCAACTGCTGCCGGGCGGCACCAGCGTGATCGCCACCAGCAACACCGAACCCGGCGCGCTGGGGCAGGGCCGCTTCAACGCGGCGGACTTTCAGCGCCAGATTCAGGGCATCGCCAGCCGCTTCGAGACACACCGGGTGGACGGCCCAGACTACCGCCAGCGCGGCATCACCCCGGCCCAGCCCCTCACGCCGGACGAGTTCGGGGCGTGGCGGGCGCGGCAGCCGGAGGCGACCCTGGCGATCCTGACCCACCGCGATCTGGGCCGCCTGTTGCTGGAGGTGCATCCCAGCCGATTTGCGCGGCTGCTGGAGGGTGTCCAGGCCCTCGCCGTCACCGACCTGGTGCCCATGCCCGACCAGAACGTCGCGCTGCGCTTCGTGCATTTCATCGACAAGCTGTACGACCTGGGGCTGCGCGCAGCCTTTACGGGCGCGCCGCTGGGCAGCCTGTTCAGCGACACCTACCGCCACGGGGCCTACGCCAAGAAGTACAGCCGCTGCCTCAGCCGCCTGTCCGAGCTGCTGCACGAGGCCCGGGCGTCGCTGTAA
- the yqeK gene encoding bis(5'-nucleosyl)-tetraphosphatase (symmetrical) YqeK, protein MLPDLLSRFPPTGHLARDVDTLLAAHGRERIREHVPRVAGEARRLATRFGVDPNRAEVAALLHDVGGIFERGEMVDLCLGLGLGVLPEERQVPLLLHARLSEVLARELYGVTDAGVLQAIRFHTTLHGAPTPLDEVVFLADKLEWDGGGTPPYHAALSRALEGGLEAGTRWMLGWMATPEARLLLPHPDLKAAWAQYGIAHP, encoded by the coding sequence ATGTTGCCCGACCTGCTCTCCCGCTTCCCGCCGACCGGTCACCTCGCCCGCGACGTGGACACGCTGCTGGCCGCCCACGGGCGCGAGCGCATCCGGGAACACGTTCCGCGGGTGGCGGGCGAGGCGCGGAGGCTGGCGACCCGCTTCGGCGTGGACCCTAACCGGGCCGAAGTGGCGGCCCTGCTGCATGACGTAGGCGGCATCTTCGAGCGGGGGGAGATGGTGGACCTGTGCCTGGGCCTCGGCCTGGGCGTGCTGCCCGAGGAACGGCAGGTGCCGCTGCTGCTGCACGCCCGGCTCAGTGAGGTGCTGGCCCGCGAGCTGTACGGCGTGACCGATGCGGGCGTGTTGCAGGCCATCCGCTTTCACACCACGCTGCACGGCGCACCCACGCCCCTCGACGAGGTGGTCTTTCTGGCCGACAAGCTGGAGTGGGACGGAGGAGGCACGCCGCCCTACCACGCGGCCCTGTCGCGGGCGCTGGAGGGGGGCCTGGAGGCAGGAACCCGCTGGATGCTGGGCTGGATGGCGACGCCGGAAGCGCGGCTGCTGTTGCCCCACCCGGACCTGAAGGCGGCGTGGGCACAGTACGGCATCGCCCACCCCTGA
- a CDS encoding PHP domain-containing protein, with the protein MSALPNNLVFRDGVQVMRMDLHTHTEVSHDCRTPLRDIPAWLLRTNTRVIAVTDHDQQRGGPELARIVADLGLGDRLSIIPGEEVTTSEGELIGLFLRERIPPRLTPEETVREIKAQGGLVMLQHGFDPLKRYRLRPEATLRIADQIDIVETFNSRLSRHHWNRVAAQWAQERGLPVCAGSDAHTLRDIGEAWVETPFRTVQTPEHLLAALREGVVGGHWTHPVYAYGRKQWRNLNGRFRREG; encoded by the coding sequence ATGAGCGCGCTGCCGAACAACCTCGTCTTCCGGGACGGCGTGCAGGTGATGCGGATGGACCTGCACACCCACACCGAGGTCAGCCACGACTGCCGCACCCCGCTGCGCGACATCCCCGCCTGGCTGCTGCGGACCAACACCCGCGTGATCGCCGTGACCGACCACGACCAGCAGCGCGGCGGCCCTGAACTCGCCCGCATCGTGGCGGATTTGGGCCTGGGCGACCGCCTCAGCATCATCCCCGGCGAGGAGGTCACGACCAGCGAGGGCGAGCTGATCGGCCTCTTTCTGAGGGAGCGCATCCCACCCCGGCTCACGCCCGAGGAAACGGTGCGCGAGATCAAGGCGCAGGGCGGCCTGGTGATGCTTCAGCACGGCTTCGACCCCCTGAAGCGTTACCGCCTGCGCCCGGAGGCCACCCTCCGTATCGCGGACCAGATCGACATCGTCGAAACCTTCAATTCCCGGCTGTCGCGGCATCACTGGAACCGGGTGGCCGCGCAGTGGGCGCAGGAGCGTGGTCTGCCCGTCTGTGCCGGGAGCGACGCCCACACCCTGCGCGACATCGGGGAGGCGTGGGTGGAAACGCCCTTCCGCACCGTCCAGACGCCCGAACACCTGCTCGCCGCCCTGCGGGAGGGCGTGGTCGGCGGGCACTGGACGCACCCCGTCTATGCCTACGGGCGCAAGCAGTGGCGGAATCTGAACGGGCGCTTCCGGCGGGAGGGCTGA
- a CDS encoding diacylglycerol/lipid kinase family protein: MAPDAQTLPARSKPDATDATLIFNSKAGGSTRSSPDRLVEALHAQGYRPVYRATDDEADLAAALEDARGTVFVAGGDGTVRAAALHLAGRGGVRLGIIPMGTANNIGRTLGISGEPLDVIAGYAGAGTVPLDLGRLVAPWGEDLFLEACGCGAFADVLAEYDPEGGKSPLRAAGALAATFTNFDPLPLSLTLDGQVQPQTPYVLVEVMNTRATGPRLRLATTADPTDGELNVIRVDAAGRDGLLAYLAALARDSFEELGSVQNDAARRIEIPYVGQAFHVDGEVRPAQPGVTGEVRVEVWPGALAVLVPGREEAGR, from the coding sequence ATGGCCCCCGACGCCCAGACCCTCCCCGCCCGGTCCAAGCCGGACGCGACCGACGCCACCCTGATCTTCAACAGCAAGGCGGGCGGCAGCACCCGCTCCAGCCCTGACCGGCTGGTGGAGGCGCTGCACGCGCAGGGGTACCGGCCCGTCTACCGCGCCACCGACGACGAGGCCGACCTCGCGGCGGCCCTGGAGGACGCGCGGGGCACGGTCTTCGTGGCGGGTGGGGACGGCACGGTGCGTGCCGCGGCCCTGCATCTGGCCGGGCGGGGGGGTGTGCGCCTGGGCATCATTCCGATGGGCACGGCCAACAACATCGGGCGGACGCTGGGCATCTCGGGCGAGCCGCTGGACGTGATCGCGGGCTACGCGGGGGCCGGAACCGTGCCGCTGGACCTGGGCCGCCTCGTGGCCCCCTGGGGCGAGGACCTCTTTCTGGAGGCGTGCGGCTGCGGAGCCTTTGCCGACGTGCTGGCCGAGTACGACCCGGAAGGCGGCAAGAGTCCGCTGCGGGCCGCCGGTGCCCTGGCCGCCACCTTCACGAACTTCGACCCGCTGCCGCTGAGCCTCACGCTGGACGGACAGGTGCAGCCGCAGACGCCTTACGTCCTGGTCGAGGTGATGAACACCCGCGCCACCGGCCCCCGCCTGCGGCTCGCCACCACCGCCGACCCCACCGACGGCGAGCTGAACGTGATCCGGGTGGACGCCGCGGGCCGCGACGGGCTGCTGGCCTACCTCGCGGCGCTGGCGCGGGACAGCTTCGAGGAGCTGGGCAGCGTGCAGAACGACGCGGCCCGCCGCATCGAGATTCCCTATGTCGGCCAGGCCTTTCACGTGGACGGCGAGGTGCGGCCCGCGCAGCCCGGCGTGACGGGTGAGGTGCGGGTGGAGGTCTGGCCGGGTGCCCTGGCCGTGCTGGTGCCGGGGCGGGAGGAGGCGGGCAGATGA
- a CDS encoding family 1 glycosylhydrolase, with the protein MDNLELWVGIEPTVSRVRTESLDQLSLSGFDRRPEDIDRLAALGVSALRFPLLWERTAPQGLAQADWRWADERLARLAGHGVRPIVGLVHHGGGPRHTHLLDPGFVDGLRAYARAVAERYPDVSDYTPVNEPLTTARFSALYGHWYPHARDERSFWQALMHQLRATVLAMEEIRRVNPEARLIQTEDLGHISSTPRLRGQADFENERRWLSFDLLLGRVDEAHPMWDHLRWAGASEREVLWFAEHPCPPDVLGLNVYVTSERFLDERLHHYPSHTHGSNGRERYADVEAVRVRGESIGGVGGRLREAHARYGLPLAITEVHLGCTREEQLRWLHAAWQEAGQVRREGADVRAVTAWAALGAFEWNSLLTRRSGHYESGLWDVRAPQPRPTALAQLARELGHGQPASHPVLAGPGWWRRGERLLFPAVGPVRAERPAGRPLLITGATGTLGRALARACEGRGLPYHLLSRQDLDITDPRSAGAALETYHPWAIINAAGYVRVDDAEHDPRNERENAAGPRVLAQACAGQGVRLLTFSSDLVFDGRKGAPYVESDTPHPLNAYGRSKRAAETGVLEALPDALVVRTSAFFGPWDPYNFAAYVQRELRAGQPVRVADDQVVSPTFVPDLTHTALDLLIDGEGGLWHLANAGAVSWAEFARMVAGATGLDPELVEGVPTVALGLPAARPTFSALGSERGWIMPDLADAVQRWATHPAVQEQAQELLASD; encoded by the coding sequence GCCGACTGGCGCTGGGCCGACGAACGGCTGGCCCGCCTCGCCGGGCACGGCGTCCGGCCCATCGTGGGGCTGGTGCATCACGGAGGCGGCCCCCGCCACACGCACCTGCTCGACCCCGGCTTTGTGGACGGCCTGCGGGCCTACGCCCGCGCGGTCGCCGAACGCTACCCGGACGTGAGCGACTACACGCCGGTCAACGAACCGCTCACCACCGCCCGGTTCTCGGCGCTGTACGGGCACTGGTACCCCCACGCGCGGGACGAGCGCAGCTTCTGGCAGGCGCTGATGCACCAGCTCCGCGCCACCGTGCTGGCGATGGAGGAGATTCGCCGGGTCAACCCGGAGGCGAGGCTGATCCAGACCGAGGACCTGGGCCATATTTCCAGCACCCCCCGGTTGAGGGGACAGGCCGACTTCGAGAACGAGCGGCGCTGGCTGAGTTTCGACCTGCTGCTGGGCCGGGTGGACGAGGCGCACCCGATGTGGGACCACCTGCGCTGGGCCGGGGCCAGCGAGCGCGAGGTGCTGTGGTTCGCCGAGCATCCCTGTCCGCCGGACGTGCTGGGCCTGAACGTGTATGTGACCAGCGAGCGCTTCCTGGACGAGCGGCTGCACCACTACCCGTCCCACACGCACGGCAGCAACGGCCGCGAGCGCTACGCGGACGTGGAGGCGGTGCGGGTACGCGGCGAGAGCATCGGCGGGGTGGGCGGGCGGCTGCGCGAAGCCCACGCCCGCTACGGACTTCCCCTCGCCATCACCGAGGTGCATCTGGGCTGCACGCGCGAGGAGCAGCTCCGCTGGCTGCACGCGGCCTGGCAGGAGGCCGGGCAGGTGCGCCGGGAGGGCGCGGACGTGCGGGCCGTGACGGCCTGGGCGGCGCTGGGGGCCTTCGAGTGGAACAGCCTGCTGACCCGCCGCAGCGGCCACTACGAGAGCGGGCTGTGGGACGTGCGCGCGCCGCAGCCGCGCCCCACCGCGCTCGCGCAGCTCGCGCGCGAACTGGGCCACGGCCAGCCCGCCAGCCACCCCGTGCTGGCCGGGCCGGGCTGGTGGCGGCGCGGGGAACGTCTCCTCTTTCCCGCTGTCGGCCCCGTGCGCGCCGAGCGCCCCGCCGGACGCCCGCTGCTGATCACCGGGGCCACCGGCACGCTGGGCCGCGCCCTGGCCCGCGCCTGCGAGGGGCGCGGCCTGCCCTACCACCTCCTCTCGCGCCAGGACCTCGACATCACTGACCCCCGCTCAGCTGGGGCGGCGCTGGAAACCTACCACCCCTGGGCCATCATCAACGCGGCGGGCTACGTGCGCGTCGACGACGCCGAGCATGACCCGCGCAACGAGCGCGAGAACGCGGCCGGCCCGCGGGTGCTGGCCCAGGCCTGCGCCGGGCAGGGTGTGCGGCTGCTGACCTTCTCCTCCGACCTGGTGTTCGACGGGCGCAAGGGTGCCCCCTATGTCGAATCGGACACCCCCCACCCGCTCAATGCCTACGGGCGCAGCAAGCGGGCCGCCGAGACCGGGGTGCTGGAGGCGTTGCCCGACGCCCTGGTCGTGCGGACCAGCGCCTTTTTCGGCCCCTGGGACCCCTACAACTTCGCGGCCTATGTCCAGCGGGAGCTGCGGGCCGGGCAGCCGGTGCGGGTGGCCGACGATCAGGTGGTGTCGCCCACCTTCGTGCCCGACCTCACCCACACCGCGCTGGACCTGCTGATCGACGGCGAGGGCGGCCTGTGGCACCTGGCGAACGCCGGGGCCGTGAGCTGGGCCGAGTTCGCTCGGATGGTGGCCGGGGCCACCGGCCTGGACCCGGAACTGGTCGAGGGCGTGCCCACCGTTGCGCTGGGCCTGCCCGCCGCGCGGCCCACCTTCAGCGCCCTGGGCAGCGAACGCGGCTGGATCATGCCGGACCTCGCGGACGCCGTGCAGCGCTGGGCCACCCATCCGGCGGTGCAGGAACAGGCCCAGGAACTGCTGGCCTCCGACTGA